A single genomic interval of Nitrospirota bacterium harbors:
- a CDS encoding class I SAM-dependent methyltransferase, whose protein sequence is MDTSKYVRDGHLHVAKSGVYGRILDRIQVHKRGGSLLDVGSHVGGFLLLARERGFKVTGVEPSLPTARLARRYGRFKIWSTTFDRAPVKSGSVDVLTLLDVIEHLDDPIGALNRAGRLLRKHGILAIKTPSLAYTRLKLAILDPLRRNVPRWLYLEPGGHLQYFSPRALQKMLNRAGFEVMGVESLPYEPAVDGRWRSRVLNALARPGHGRPSPLARDMLCLAVRP, encoded by the coding sequence TTGGACACGTCAAAGTATGTTAGGGACGGCCATCTCCACGTGGCCAAGTCGGGAGTCTATGGCCGGATTCTGGATCGCATACAAGTTCACAAACGCGGCGGGAGCCTTCTCGATGTCGGCAGTCACGTCGGAGGTTTTCTTTTGTTGGCCCGCGAGCGCGGATTCAAAGTGACGGGGGTCGAGCCGAGCCTGCCCACCGCTCGCCTGGCCCGCCGGTACGGACGGTTCAAGATCTGGAGCACCACGTTCGATCGCGCACCCGTCAAAAGCGGCTCCGTGGACGTCCTCACCCTGTTGGACGTGATCGAACATCTCGACGACCCGATTGGCGCGCTGAACCGTGCGGGCCGGCTCCTGAGAAAACACGGGATCCTTGCCATCAAGACCCCTTCCCTTGCCTACACCCGCCTCAAGCTGGCGATTCTCGACCCCCTTCGTCGGAATGTACCCCGCTGGCTCTATCTCGAACCCGGAGGTCACCTACAGTATTTTTCTCCTCGTGCACTTCAAAAGATGCTGAACCGGGCAGGCTTCGAAGTAATGGGTGTAGAGAGCCTCCCGTATGAGCCGGCAGTCGACGGACGATGGAGATCCCGGGTTCTCAATGCCCTTGCGCGCCCCGGGCACGGCCGCCCTTCTCCGCTGGCAAGGGACATGCTGTGCCTGGCCGTCAGGCCATGA
- a CDS encoding glycosyltransferase family 4 protein, with translation MPGRQAMMDILFVTGVYPPRIGGPSIQTHRLARLCRQRGWNARVLTFAERSAKRSEDGIEITTIRDPGIGPAAKYAASAAALGRMVRERKPDLLVHQTGVDYLTFVTGLVGRRYRVPVFVKHAGDLAWERLTRFSISAATGKKPLHNSGFPARALIAVERLALSLCRKVWSLSNDQTRFLETVLKLPPGKIFTHRNLAVIPEIPSHKPHAGKHLRLLTVSRLIQRKNLDALIRAVPLLQDSGVSLDIVGGGYTEIEIKLQGLIRELNLADRVRLAGETSPLRMAGHYRTADVFVLPSIYEHFPLAAAEAMAYGLPVVAARVWGIEEAVQESRTGLLVDQPTPEALAGCINDLIRRPKLVSRMGLAAAERAKWFDIHRYGSEILDEYSKTARQ, from the coding sequence GTGCCTGGCCGTCAGGCCATGATGGATATTCTTTTCGTCACGGGAGTCTACCCTCCGCGGATCGGCGGGCCGTCCATCCAAACCCATCGGCTGGCCCGGCTTTGCCGTCAACGGGGGTGGAACGCCCGCGTGCTGACCTTTGCAGAACGGTCTGCGAAACGGTCGGAGGATGGCATCGAGATCACGACCATTCGTGACCCAGGCATCGGCCCGGCCGCGAAGTATGCGGCCTCGGCCGCGGCGCTGGGCCGGATGGTCCGCGAACGCAAGCCGGATTTGTTGGTCCATCAGACAGGAGTGGACTACCTCACGTTTGTAACCGGGCTGGTGGGCCGGCGCTACCGCGTACCCGTGTTTGTGAAACATGCGGGCGACCTGGCTTGGGAAAGATTGACCCGATTCAGCATCAGCGCAGCAACGGGAAAAAAGCCCCTGCACAATTCAGGGTTCCCCGCCCGCGCGTTGATTGCAGTGGAACGGCTGGCCCTCTCCTTGTGCAGGAAAGTTTGGTCGCTGAGCAACGACCAAACCCGGTTCCTCGAAACCGTCCTCAAGCTCCCTCCAGGGAAGATCTTCACCCACCGGAACCTGGCGGTGATTCCCGAGATCCCGTCGCACAAACCACATGCCGGCAAGCACCTCCGTCTGCTCACGGTCTCGAGACTCATCCAACGCAAGAATCTGGACGCCCTGATTCGCGCCGTTCCGCTTCTTCAGGACTCCGGCGTGTCGCTCGATATCGTGGGCGGCGGGTACACAGAAATTGAGATCAAACTTCAGGGCCTGATTCGGGAGCTGAACCTCGCCGATCGCGTTCGCCTCGCGGGAGAAACCTCTCCCCTCAGGATGGCCGGGCACTATCGAACGGCCGATGTATTCGTCCTCCCCTCGATCTACGAACATTTCCCCCTCGCGGCCGCCGAGGCCATGGCGTACGGATTGCCGGTGGTCGCGGCTCGCGTCTGGGGAATCGAGGAAGCGGTGCAGGAGAGCCGGACGGGCCTCCTCGTCGATCAGCCCACTCCGGAGGCCCTGGCAGGCTGCATCAATGACCTCATCCGGCGCCCCAAGCTCGTCTCTCGAATGGGGCTGGCGGCCGCCGAGCGGGCCAAATGGTTCGACATTCACCGGTACGGCTCGGAGATCCTGGATGAGTATTCAAAGACCGCCCGCCAATGA